GATAGTAGGAGCGTACATCGGTAGAATATGCGGTAAACAATGCAACTGTCCGGCTACGTAACTTTGCATCACTGATGACATAGCATTTTCAGCAGATTCATCGTAGAACAGATTATTTTGCTGGTGGCTATCCCAGAGGCTTTGGTGGATATGACCGCTACAACCGGGCAGTTGTTGATTGGGTTTAGCCATAAACGTGGCCATAATGCCGTGCTGGTAGGCAATCTCCTTTGCTCCCGTTTTGAAAAGTACCGCTCGATCGGCCGCTTCCAGAATATCGCCGTACAGAATAGCTGCTTCGTACACTCCCGGTCCGGTTTCGGTATGCAAACCTTCTAGTGGTACATCAAATTGGAGCAGCAAATCAAACAAATCATTAAAAAACGGGCTATTCAGCGAGCTACGCAGCAGCGAGTAGCCAAACATACCGGGCGTAAGTGGCTCAATGTTAGTAAATGACTTCTCCTTCAGCGTTTCGGGCGTTTCGGCAAAATTAAACCACTCAAACTCCTGAGAGAACTGCGGAACATATCCGGCATCAAGGGCTTCCTGTTTAACTTTTTTTAGCAAACTACGCGGACAAACAGCTAAGCCTTCACCCGACTCATTAACAAAATCACCCAGAAAAAACGGCAGGTTTTCCTCCCAGGGAATCTGACGAAAGGTATTGATGTCTAGCTGAGCATCAGCATCAGGGTAGCCGGTGTGCCAACCTGTGTATTTGGCATTATCATAAGCCGTATCTACCGCATCCCAACCGAATACCACATTGCAAAAGCCAAAGCCCCCATCCAGAACAGACATAAACTTATCTTTATGTACTACTTTTCCCCGCAAAATGCCGTCAATATCAGTGATAGCAAGTTTTACTTTGTGAGCCGGATGGTCGTTGACTGCCTGTTTGATTTCTTTCTGTGTCATAAAAGTAGCGTGAGTATTGATGTGTTGTAGTACTAAAGGTTTTGAGTTTGACATTTACTGTACCTAGAACCATGAATACCTAAGCACTACAATACAATAACACCTTAACACCTTTTTGTTCAGGAGTGGACTCAAACTGTCCGATAGCGAACATATCACCTAGCCAAAAAACGCGATTAACGCCATTTTAGGTTATTTTTTGCTTTGGCACAGCAGTTGAAATATACTATTGCAAAGACGTAAAATTTTACGTATCAACATTTACCCAAAAATTTAAATAACCATGACAACGCAAATTAATATCCCCAACACTTTACTTATTGACACTGAGTTCGCAGCTATTCCTTATTCTAAAGCTACCTTAGAGCTAAACGAGCAATTAGGAATACGAAGAAACACCACTCCTTTCTCAGGTATGGAAACCGGTAAATTTCGCAGACTCTTCAACCGACATACTACTGCTTTCCGACGACGCTAGTAGCTAAAATCAACTATCGGGGTCTAAAGAAGTATCCGTAGCAGCGGAATCTATACTGATTGCTACGGGTACTTTCGCTACTTCCGACGGTTTCTTCTTCTCGAAGACTCTATCTAGAATATAGATTGCTACCCCTATCAGGAAATACGCAAATCCCCCGGCGACAGCGTACCAAGGGGCATTAGTCCATTCGGCCACTAAAGAAATGAGTATTGATACGATTGCTACACCGGCCTGAATAAAGTACTGAAACATCGTTTTAGATGATTTCCACCGTTCCCAATCGGTAAGAGAGAGAACTTCTTTTTGGCGGTTAGCGTGGCGATAAAGCAGGGCAAAGGCCAACATTAGTGAAAAATAACCCGCACTGTAAATAATCATAATGGTAGGTAGTGTCTCCCAGCTAGATACCGAAGTTACTAACGCATAATAAGCCTCCCGGTCAAAATCAATTCCAAGGAGTATAAGTAGTCCGTAGCCCAAGTAGCGTAGTATAAAACTGATGACAAATTTGAGCGGATAGACATAGAATAAGACCACCAGCAATAGAAAAGTGTTGAGCACAACTGTGCGCTTATCCTTTAAGTTAAATCTCAGAAAATACAAATAGTGCTGATACCATATGGCAATGAGAACGATAGTGCTAGCCGCAAAGGCCAGAATATCGCCCGTAAAGCTAATCAGTTCTTCACTCGTTTCCGGAATTTTTGATGAGATCAATAATAAAGTAATAGCCAGAGCAAAGACCCCATCGCTAAGCTGCTCTAAGCGGGAAGAGCCTTCCCCACGTTGCTGATAGATACTTGTTGATGGTGATGTTATTGCCCCTTTCTTCAGTTGCGATCTTATTCTCATGTGCTATCTTCTAAGCTGAATTACGATTGATTAAACTGCTGGTTCCACTGTTCTTTGTGGCGACGAAAGTACCAAGAAGCTGTAATCATAATGCTAAACGTAGCCACTCCCACCATTCCGAAAAAGGGCGTTTCAGGAATTCGGGTAAGTGTTTCAGAGGCAAAAGCAGCGTACAACCCAATGACTGACCAGTACATAAAACTGAAATGATAACTCATATACTTTTGCTTTGGTCGTTTGGTAAGTACCGGAACCATACCCCCGAGCAACGTCACCAGACTTACGACCGCGGCAATATGAAATATTCCGAAGCCTCCCCACAGTCGGTAGATGCTAAATGCAGTAATGTTGACCAACAGCATGGAGATGGCGTACACATACCCGATTTGCGTATGGCTAACGCTTCCCTTAGGCAGCAATAAAACCAAAGTGCCCGTAATCAAACTTAAAACGGCTACTCCCAAGTGAAAGGCACCGAGTGGATCATGTACTAAATTTTTCATAAGGATTAAGCATATTTAGGTTTGGCGTTGATGTATGATTTGATAGCCACGACGTAAGCTTCAAAAGCTTCTACCCCCTTTCGGGTAATTTTGCAGGTAGTCAGCGGATAATTGTGTTTGAAGGTTTTCTGCACCTCTAAGTACCCGGCATCCTTTAGCTTATTGATCTGCACACTAAGATTTCCGGCACTTGCCTCCGTTTTCTCTTTAATGTAAGTAAACTCAGCCTCCTGTACTCCAATAAGTAGCGAGATAATTGCCAGCCGAAGTTGGGAGTGCAAGAGCGGATCGAGTGGCGCAAAGCTAGGCATGTTTATACTGCGATTTGAGCAGGTATCCTGGAATGATATACCCTACCATCGTCGCTAATGCTAGTAATAACAACTGAGTTTGAAAGGGCACGAAATAGGCTGCTAGTGCAATTACCCAGCATCCTACTCCACCGATAATTAGAGGAATAAAACGGAACAAACTTCCTGAGATAAAGATACCCATTCCGTACAGCAGCAGTATAACCGGATAAGCGATTTGATAACCTGTTACCAACGCAGCCGCTACCAGTGTAATCATAATTCCAATGAAAACCGCCAGCCATGAGCTTTGCATAAGCACACCAACGTAGGTTTTTACTCGCTGCCTTCGGTACTTACTCACCTTCCAAATTGTAGCTCCGACCCCTATTAGCATCAGCAGCCATACTGCGTACGGATAGGCAAAGGCGGTGAGGGTGAGTAAAAAATAGTGGCTCATACTAGCAGCCAATACCAGTTGTCCCCAAAGTAAGTAGAGATAACCATCATTTCTAAGATTCTCCCTAGAGTTAGCAATCATCTCTTGAATGATCTTCCAAGATTCAGCCTCGGTCATGTTTTTTCAATCTATTTTTCCGCAAACTAGTTTACGTTATAAACCAGATTCAGGTTATGAATAAAGCCGCATCTTTACTACTTAACCAGAACTGTGTCAAGCTTTTGGTACTAAATCTAACCTTGCGATACTTCGCCCTTTATGCTTTTTCTACGTAGATAGACTTCAGTGGCATTTCTTTTACTACTACTTTAGGTCGCAGCTCCAAGCGTTAATATTACTCTTTGTTTTGATCAAAAAAGCGAGTCAGCAATTCTAAACGAGGTGTAGTGGTTTGACGGATGGTATCGGCCGCGTCAGTGTTAGATTGCTCAGCGTCCCAGACGCTAGCTTCGCGAAAGGCGTGGTAGGTCCAGGAAATGCTGTGCTGCTCCGTCACTTGAATAATGTCTTCTAAATACTGATTGCCCATTTTACCCAGCCAACGCGGACTACTGAACTCGCCTAGAAACAACGGAACCTGCGGATACCGTTTTTGAAAATCCCGAACAGGTTGATAAACTGCATAGATCTTTTCTTTATTCCACCTAGCTCCCTCGATTTCGCCAGGATACTCTATTAGATCACCATCTTGCTTAAGCACCCCCTGGTGGGAAAACGCCTGAGGCTCGTACATATGAAATTCTACTGCCAAATGTTCATCGTTCGGCAATTCCATTATCGGCAATCCCCGGATGTAAGAACCTCGCCCCGCTTCATTCATTACGCGAGGAGCGGCCAGGATAATCGTATGCTGAGTATCGTATTTACGAATAGCTTCCGTTAGCTTAGCGTACAAAAGATTCAAATCGCCTGGCGAGCCAGCTTCTATTGGTTTGGGTAATCCCGGTTCATTAAGCAAATCGTAACCAGCAATCACGTCGCCGTACTCAGCGTAGCGTTGGGCAATCTGTTCCCATAGCCGAATGGTATGTTCGTGCCAAGCGAAATCTTGCCAAAACGGGTCAGAGCCGAGCATCGTCCACTGGTGTTCGGTGCCAGGGTAACGATGCGGATCAATCACTACGCCAACGCCGTATTTCTCTGACCAATACAATACACTATCTAGATAAGCAAAGGCTTCCTCATTGAAACCATAGGGCGGTTCAATGTCCATCAGCGGATTGGATGGAAAACTTAGTCGGATCAGGTTACCGCCCAGGTCAGCTAGCGCTTTTACGTCTTCCTCCACCAACGTCACTCCGCAATTAACACCTCGGTAGGTAGTGTTCTCAAAAGTGGATTGTGCCTGACCCGCAAAGGAAATTAGTAGAAGAAGAATCAGAATTCTATACATACGGTACCAGATCAGTATTCCAGAAGCTTTGGTGAGCGTGTTTTCCAGCAAGATCTTTGAAGCCGAGTTCCAGGCTGATTTCATCTACCGGAGAATCTACCCGAATCAACAGATTATTTTCTCCCGCCTGTAGCGAGATAAGCTTCCGTGTGGCGTAAGGCCAGCACCGCTGAATCTCCTTTTGATTATGCACCAGTTCGCTATTAGCCCATACCCGGAAATAGACGCTACAGCCCATCGTCAGCCAAACCTGTCGAGCCTCGGCACTCCGCAGTTTGGTGTACAGATACAGCGTTCGTTCCCCTCTTCCCAAATAATAATCGTTCAGATTAATGACAAAACCCGACGGCTGAATTTCCTGCACCATAAACGGCTGAGCATCGTACTCTTTCTGGCCAGCAATTTCCTGAACTTCTTCTCGCGTAATAAAATCCGTATCAGTATTAACCCGATCTTGGTTCATGTAGTGGAATGACGGCAAGGAAGCCAACCCGTGGTCGGGGTATTCCTCATCCATCGGCACCAAATCCGGATCGTCCTGAATGAAAGGACCCAGCAGCAACCAACTTCCGTAGTGAGGCAACGATCGCTCCAGCGTCGGCACCCGTTCGCCATCAACCTGCACTTCCACCGAATACGCCCGAGCGGATTTAGAGAAAGCAGTGTCAGGTATTTGATACGTTACCGTCCGCTCAATTACCGCTCGGCCTTCTACCGACAATTCTAGGGTAGTCTCGGAAAAAGATAAATCATCTGATTGGAGAACCAGTTGGGCTGACTGAGAATGATCGGTCAGGTTTTCGTACTTTACGATAAGCTCAGAAGCATTTTCTGAACTACGGTATACGTTTACATGGCAAGGCAATAGAGACGACAGATCAACATCAGGGGCATTAGTCAATTGGGTTTCATCAAAGTGTTGGATAAAGGCTATCCCGGCCTGAGCCGTTTCCTGGGCTAGACCACTGATGGTATTCGCGTGCTCAATGCCTATAATTTCGGGACTAACCAGCAGTTCGTCGCCTACCAGTTCTTTCCACTTGGGATCTAGATTTTCGTAGCCTTTGGCGATTCCCAGCAGAGCGCCGGCCGTAGCTACTACACAGTCGCTGTCGTGACCTAGGTGCAAGGCATCCATAATTCCATCAAAGCTTCCTTCTGATCGTAACAGGGCTAATAGCGTGAATGCTATGTTCATGGGAGCCGAAGTAAAATCAGCATCACCGTAGAAGCTTTTGATTTTGCCCATTGCTACTTCGTAGCTGCATTTCTCTGCCCAGTTCATCACGGTCGTGACCATCTGGTGTAACTCACTTTCTTCGGAAAACAGACTAAGACCTACACGGAAGATACTCCGCAAATCGCTCTCAAAGAAGGCTTCGGCTGCACAAGCCGATAGAAACTTCTCGGCATCGATAGAAAATCGGCGATGATCTAGACTGGAATCTATTTCGGCGTAGAAAGCGGCTCGTTCAGGCATTCCCGGGCACAGCATTCCCCAAATTTCGCTGCGGATGGGTGAACCCATGCCCCGGTACCAGTAGTGATTATTGTGTGTACCTGACTCCGGTGGATACACCCCTAAATCAATATTGCGGGAAGCCACTCCGTACTCACCCCAAGGAAAGCGGACGTGTTGCTTCCAGTGATCAGCAAAATCATTTTCGCGCACCCAAGGCCCTTTCTGTTTCACCATATCCAGCCAGAGTACCTGTAAATCCAGATCATCATTGGGAAAATTAGTCTCGAATAATTTTTCGGACAGTTCAATCTGGTTGAATGCTTTGATGCCCTCAATAGGCGCGCCCAGGATGCCTCCGGCACATTTTCCAATCCAGCCGCCGTGAATCTTGTCGAGATAGGTCGTATAATCTAATGTTCTGCTCATGCGTTAGAAGTTTTCTTTTTGTTCATCCAAAAGGGTGCAGTTCCTAGCCACAGTAAGGTTCCGATCAACGCCAATGTTTTGTGATTAGCGAAATCAATAACTTCGTGGTAGACTAAAAAAGCCGGAATAACCGTTAGGGCTAGTCCCAGAAATGATAGTATAATCAATAATTTTCTCATGCGGTGGTAGGTTTATTCGCGACCATTTTAGGCTGAAATAATTTGCTCAGAACGATATACAGAACTGCCCCAATAATCCAGCCGGGCACTGCCATAAAGAACATAAAATCAGCTCCGGTATAAACGTAAAGCCAGTAACAAACACCCAAAGAAACCGCCCAGGTGACGAACACAATCGAGTTGAAAGACGAACCAGTTACTTCAGCATAATTGCTCTGAAGCCCCAGACGAGGAAAAAGAAACACATCGATCAGCACCACGGCACCAACCGGAGCAGCTACTAGCGCGTAAATACCCAGAAACTGATCTAGTTTGGAAACCAGCCAAGGCGAGCACGCCAGCAGCGTTGCAATCACCCCAATAATCATGGTTAACCGCCAGCGTTTTTGTTTAGGTAACACTACCTGAAAGGCCAGTCCGGCCCGATAAATCGTAGGGTTGGCAGTTGTCCATCCGGCTACGATTACGCAGATAATTCCGGCTAAGCCTACGCTGTAAAAAGCAATCTCACCCGGTGAAGGATTTAGATTTCCAGCTTGTAAAGCGGTAGCGCACAGAATACCCGAAGCAAGCCAGGCCATATAGTGCCCCACAAACATCCCTACCGCTGAAGCCAACCCGTAAGTAGCTCGCTTAGCGTAGCGATAAATCGACATATCAGTAAGGCCAATGTGCATGGCGGTATTGCACAGCCAGGAAAACATAATCACATGCCAGATAGTGTACTGCGACAGCCCTTCTACTGCCGTACCCGTCCAGATTTTAGCATTGGCTACTTCCCAGAACCGATCTAGCGAAGTAACTCCTAGTTGGGGCAGTACTGCCACTGCTCCGGCAATGAAAATCAGTGGCATCCAAGGCGCAAAAATATTGGCAAAATTGGATACCTGATCGTAGCCCATCGTAGCCACAATCGCGATGACCGAGCCAATAGCGACTACAATTAATATCGAGAGAATATTGCTAGGATAAACATCAGTGAGACCGGGCATGGGTACATCCACCAGTAAGCCTACCGCCGTAGACGAAACCCCAATCATGGCTGCTGCCGTCGCACTGAACAGCAAAATATTAACCACGTTGTAAATAGTCACCAGCTTGAAACCGCAGATGCGCTCCAGTTGGTAGAAGATCGTCGTGCGGGTTTTCACTGCCGTAGGCGCACAAATGAACGTCCAACTTAGCGTAGCTAGAATATTCCCAATCAGTAATCCTAGAAAAATATCGCGAGCGGTGACACCATGCAAAACGAAGAGAGGGCCGATGACGAACTCGGTTCCGGCAATGTGTTCTCCAGCCACCATTCCTACAAAGCTGCGAAAGCCCTTTACTTTGTTTTCCGGTACCGGCTCCCGTTCGTACTCATTTACTTCAGCGAGTTGGTCGGTTATGTTTTTTTCAGCCATGAATTTTTGTTTAATATGAGCTCTGGGGTAGATTTTATCGGTGGCGGCTTATAAGTACTTGATTTCTTGATGCTTGCCTTTGAGCCGGGCGGGCTTCTACCGCATCGGCGGTTCGGTTTTCCATTGATGAAAAGTAGACAAAAATCTAGAAAATCTTGAAACCGCTCGGGCGGCTCCGTCGCTTCGCTCAAATAGCAAGATTTCCCATGACAAGTAGAGACTGCGTTATTCTAATCCATAGTTCATATTACTTACTTATTCGTTAGAGAGCGTGTCCACTCTTCCGTCAATAAATCATCTAGTTGCTGAACTGTATCTGCGTACTCGGCTGAGGCAGCTAAGTTCTGGTAGGCAATGGGATCGTTTTGATGATCGTATAGTTCCTGGGCAACCATTGCTCCTGTTGTGTCCTGCCAGCGGGTGTAGCGGTAGCGGTCGGTTCGCATAGAGTAGCCCATAACTTCTCCTCGTTGACGGGGGAACTGGCTTAATGCCACTTGCTTCCACTCTTGGTTCGGGTTGCTCATCAGGGGAACGAAGCTTTTGCCTTGCAAATGGTTAGGGAGAGGCAATCCAGCTAGTTCGCAGAGCGAAGGATAGATATCGACGAATTCTACCAATGCGTTAGTTTGCTTTCCGGTGGCTTCCATTTCTGGGGCACTTACAATGAGCGGAGAACGAGTGTCTAATTCAAAATTGGTGTGTTTGCACCAGTCGCCGTAGTCGCCCAGTTTCCAGCCGTGGTCGCCCCACAGAATGATAATAGTATTTTCTCTCAGTCCTAACTGCTCTAGTTCATCTAGCACCTTACCAATCTGAGCATCGGTGTAGCTTACGCAGGCGCGGTAACCGTGAATCATGTTGCGCGCTATGGTATCGTTTACGTTTTCTTCCGGCGGTATTAGCGAATACGCCCGAAGTTCATCCCATTCAGTCAACGCTACGTCAGGTGCGCCCTCGGGCGGAGTGTTCTGGTTGGGCAATTCAATATCGGCCGGGTCGTATAAGTCCCAGTATTTTTGAGGAGCGTTGAACGGTAAGTGAGGCTTGTAGAAACCTACACCTAAGAAGAATGGCTGATCTTGCTGGCTCAACTTTCCTAGTGTTTCTATTGCTCGCTGCGCCACAATTCCGTCGGGATAAGCGGTGTCGGGCACTACGGCTCGTTCGTAGGGTGGGCCACCACCGTCGTTTTGGTCAGCCATTGCGTTGCTTTCGTTGGTTACATAAGCCCGCCAGTTTTCCATCGGCCACTGCGGTTCAATCCGCCGATCTTGATTACCTCCTTCTACACTCCAGGACGCGCTATCCAGAATAGCCGCGTGGAAGATTTTCCCCCAAAACTCAGCGTGGTAGCCCTGCTGCATAAAGTGCTCCGAAATAGTTGTCACTGAGGAAGGAACTACATCGCGGAAGTAGGTTTGCAAATCGTAGACGTGAGAGGAGTCTGGTCGAAGTCCCGTCATCAGACTGGTACGAGACGGAGAGCAAACGGCCTGCTGGCAGTACGCCCGATTAAACACCAAACCCTGACTAGCCAGTCGGTCAATATTAGGTGACTGGATATAGTCTTTACCGTAGCAACCCAGTTCGGGACGCAGGTCGTCTACCGCGATGAACAGCACATTAGGTGGGGATACCGTTTCAGTAGTAGTTTCGGGGGCGGGTGATTGGCAACTCGAGAAACTAAGTATTCCAAGTAAATAAATAGGTAATGAACGAATAGTGAGCATTATTGGGAAATAATAGATTTTGTGCAGAAATTTTCTATTCTCTATCCAGTAGCAACCGCATCAACTGTTCTGCGGCGACCTGTCCTTTTTGGCGGACAAACGGACGGGGAGTATTGTCACCTACTTCGTAGACTAGGCTCTCGGCACCGAACTCACGGAACAGAAAGTTTTTGGAAACGCCCGTACCATTCACGCTACCTTTAGCATTGATTTCGTAATCAGGAATATTGTCTTCAATAGAACTGAGCCACTCGGCCATCAGTCCGGGAGTGTTAGTCACCGATACGCTGTCTAGCGTGTAGTAGATATCGTCCCAGGTCGAGTGAAAATCAACTCCGAAGTAGAGTTTGGCTCCCTCATCTGTTTTTTTCCGTAGAAAATCGCGCACCGCCCGGGTTTCGGGATGATAAAACTGGTTCCAGTCCCGATTCAGATCTACCCCTCCGGCACTATGGCGCCAGTGGCCTAAATCGACCCCATCGGGGTTCATGAGTGGCACTACGTAGGTGGTATATTCTTTTCTGAATTTCTGGGCGAGTTTGCTATCTCCGGTCAAGGTTTCTACAAAAGCTTTCATCGCTAGCCATCCGGTTACCTCCGGCGGATGCTGTCGTCCGAACACCATTACGATTTTATCTTCCTGCTTACCTTCGCTGATTTTCATATTTCGCATCGGTCGCCCTAATCGGCTCTCGCCAATATCGGAGTAGCTGATGTAGGACTGTTGTGACAAGCTATCAATCCAGGCAAAAATATGCTTA
This region of Tunicatimonas pelagia genomic DNA includes:
- a CDS encoding M14 family metallopeptidase, translated to MHTTLIILLMLTSSLIGWSQTPKKTYQGQGQVQEVDTSPRPIQQQYQTTFAFEDAGIYISNEFDGARLNGALMKEDTLMVWITPENAPINPSPWYAFKIWSDEPKEALVKFTYQNAKHRYFPKLSRDGESWQPLDSANYQEFNKGEADFGPNSLPETVVIKLSLDADTLWVAGQELQTSKHIFAWIDSLSQQSYISYSDIGESRLGRPMRNMKISEGKQEDKIVMVFGRQHPPEVTGWLAMKAFVETLTGDSKLAQKFRKEYTTYVVPLMNPDGVDLGHWRHSAGGVDLNRDWNQFYHPETRAVRDFLRKKTDEGAKLYFGVDFHSTWDDIYYTLDSVSVTNTPGLMAEWLSSIEDNIPDYEINAKGSVNGTGVSKNFLFREFGAESLVYEVGDNTPRPFVRQKGQVAAEQLMRLLLDRE
- a CDS encoding purine-cytosine permease family protein, which produces MAEKNITDQLAEVNEYEREPVPENKVKGFRSFVGMVAGEHIAGTEFVIGPLFVLHGVTARDIFLGLLIGNILATLSWTFICAPTAVKTRTTIFYQLERICGFKLVTIYNVVNILLFSATAAAMIGVSSTAVGLLVDVPMPGLTDVYPSNILSILIVVAIGSVIAIVATMGYDQVSNFANIFAPWMPLIFIAGAVAVLPQLGVTSLDRFWEVANAKIWTGTAVEGLSQYTIWHVIMFSWLCNTAMHIGLTDMSIYRYAKRATYGLASAVGMFVGHYMAWLASGILCATALQAGNLNPSPGEIAFYSVGLAGIICVIVAGWTTANPTIYRAGLAFQVVLPKQKRWRLTMIIGVIATLLACSPWLVSKLDQFLGIYALVAAPVGAVVLIDVFLFPRLGLQSNYAEVTGSSFNSIVFVTWAVSLGVCYWLYVYTGADFMFFMAVPGWIIGAVLYIVLSKLFQPKMVANKPTTA
- a CDS encoding winged helix-turn-helix domain-containing protein, with product MPSFAPLDPLLHSQLRLAIISLLIGVQEAEFTYIKEKTEASAGNLSVQINKLKDAGYLEVQKTFKHNYPLTTCKITRKGVEAFEAYVVAIKSYINAKPKYA
- a CDS encoding glutamine synthetase family protein, encoding MTQKEIKQAVNDHPAHKVKLAITDIDGILRGKVVHKDKFMSVLDGGFGFCNVVFGWDAVDTAYDNAKYTGWHTGYPDADAQLDINTFRQIPWEENLPFFLGDFVNESGEGLAVCPRSLLKKVKQEALDAGYVPQFSQEFEWFNFAETPETLKEKSFTNIEPLTPGMFGYSLLRSSLNSPFFNDLFDLLLQFDVPLEGLHTETGPGVYEAAILYGDILEAADRAVLFKTGAKEIAYQHGIMATFMAKPNQQLPGCSGHIHQSLWDSHQQNNLFYDESAENAMSSVMQSYVAGQLHCLPHILPMYAPTINSYKRLVEGAWAPTTLTWGTDNRTTALRVLAGGKKSTRLETRVPGSDVNPYLALAAALASGLYGIKNKLKLDQPKTVGNGYEDDQYGVLPRNLWEASQAMKTSELAEELFGVDFVDHFVRTREWEWRQYAQTVTDWEVKRYFEVI
- a CDS encoding TMEM175 family protein, with the protein product MRIRSQLKKGAITSPSTSIYQQRGEGSSRLEQLSDGVFALAITLLLISSKIPETSEELISFTGDILAFAASTIVLIAIWYQHYLYFLRFNLKDKRTVVLNTFLLLVVLFYVYPLKFVISFILRYLGYGLLILLGIDFDREAYYALVTSVSSWETLPTIMIIYSAGYFSLMLAFALLYRHANRQKEVLSLTDWERWKSSKTMFQYFIQAGVAIVSILISLVAEWTNAPWYAVAGGFAYFLIGVAIYILDRVFEKKKPSEVAKVPVAISIDSAATDTSLDPDS
- a CDS encoding glycoside hydrolase family 5 protein — its product is MYRILILLLLISFAGQAQSTFENTTYRGVNCGVTLVEEDVKALADLGGNLIRLSFPSNPLMDIEPPYGFNEEAFAYLDSVLYWSEKYGVGVVIDPHRYPGTEHQWTMLGSDPFWQDFAWHEHTIRLWEQIAQRYAEYGDVIAGYDLLNEPGLPKPIEAGSPGDLNLLYAKLTEAIRKYDTQHTIILAAPRVMNEAGRGSYIRGLPIMELPNDEHLAVEFHMYEPQAFSHQGVLKQDGDLIEYPGEIEGARWNKEKIYAVYQPVRDFQKRYPQVPLFLGEFSSPRWLGKMGNQYLEDIIQVTEQHSISWTYHAFREASVWDAEQSNTDAADTIRQTTTPRLELLTRFFDQNKE
- a CDS encoding sulfatase, which codes for MLTIRSLPIYLLGILSFSSCQSPAPETTTETVSPPNVLFIAVDDLRPELGCYGKDYIQSPNIDRLASQGLVFNRAYCQQAVCSPSRTSLMTGLRPDSSHVYDLQTYFRDVVPSSVTTISEHFMQQGYHAEFWGKIFHAAILDSASWSVEGGNQDRRIEPQWPMENWRAYVTNESNAMADQNDGGGPPYERAVVPDTAYPDGIVAQRAIETLGKLSQQDQPFFLGVGFYKPHLPFNAPQKYWDLYDPADIELPNQNTPPEGAPDVALTEWDELRAYSLIPPEENVNDTIARNMIHGYRACVSYTDAQIGKVLDELEQLGLRENTIIILWGDHGWKLGDYGDWCKHTNFELDTRSPLIVSAPEMEATGKQTNALVEFVDIYPSLCELAGLPLPNHLQGKSFVPLMSNPNQEWKQVALSQFPRQRGEVMGYSMRTDRYRYTRWQDTTGAMVAQELYDHQNDPIAYQNLAASAEYADTVQQLDDLLTEEWTRSLTNK
- a CDS encoding DUF2306 domain-containing protein, translating into MKNLVHDPLGAFHLGVAVLSLITGTLVLLLPKGSVSHTQIGYVYAISMLLVNITAFSIYRLWGGFGIFHIAAVVSLVTLLGGMVPVLTKRPKQKYMSYHFSFMYWSVIGLYAAFASETLTRIPETPFFGMVGVATFSIMITASWYFRRHKEQWNQQFNQS
- a CDS encoding ADP-ribosylglycohydrolase family protein, yielding MSRTLDYTTYLDKIHGGWIGKCAGGILGAPIEGIKAFNQIELSEKLFETNFPNDDLDLQVLWLDMVKQKGPWVRENDFADHWKQHVRFPWGEYGVASRNIDLGVYPPESGTHNNHYWYRGMGSPIRSEIWGMLCPGMPERAAFYAEIDSSLDHRRFSIDAEKFLSACAAEAFFESDLRSIFRVGLSLFSEESELHQMVTTVMNWAEKCSYEVAMGKIKSFYGDADFTSAPMNIAFTLLALLRSEGSFDGIMDALHLGHDSDCVVATAGALLGIAKGYENLDPKWKELVGDELLVSPEIIGIEHANTISGLAQETAQAGIAFIQHFDETQLTNAPDVDLSSLLPCHVNVYRSSENASELIVKYENLTDHSQSAQLVLQSDDLSFSETTLELSVEGRAVIERTVTYQIPDTAFSKSARAYSVEVQVDGERVPTLERSLPHYGSWLLLGPFIQDDPDLVPMDEEYPDHGLASLPSFHYMNQDRVNTDTDFITREEVQEIAGQKEYDAQPFMVQEIQPSGFVINLNDYYLGRGERTLYLYTKLRSAEARQVWLTMGCSVYFRVWANSELVHNQKEIQRCWPYATRKLISLQAGENNLLIRVDSPVDEISLELGFKDLAGKHAHQSFWNTDLVPYV